gcacgggtgttaggcccgagacgaagTTAACGCCAACTCGTGTTCGTTGGCTTGAGCCTGGCAAAACGAAACCACTAGGCTAGAACAAAGCAATAACGTTACGCTACCACTAGCTAGCTACCATAAAATATGGCGTGGCCTGGATTGCACACTCCCATTCAtttaaaaagaagaaaaaaaaggctaacgttagctagttaacgttagctagacaATGGTTGGAAAAAACTGAACTAGCTAGCCAGTTAGTTAATAATCTATATAGCGATATGTTTACTGTAAATTTAAGTTAAACATAAAATAAACCTAAAGTTATTCTACAATAAAAAATACTTGTGGTTTTGTTTAACATCGTGGAACACGGGAGACCAAGCTAgcacaagctagctaacgttactgggTGCACTCAATTTTTGTAACGCCGCGTCATGAGTctgaaattgttatttacaactAAAGATTACATTTAAATGCATGCGTTTAAAGTAATTTTATTGTTAACGCTGATGAAATCAGCATTAATTATTTACCGTTGCCATTCCGTCGTTGGTTTTTAGTCTTTTCGTTGCCCTGCCGCCTTCGTAATAACGGCCTGCCATAGCCATGTTGTCCCAGTTAAAAAGGTTGGTAGCGGTGACGGTGTGAAATGGACGGGAAAGTCCTGAAAAGTCACACATATGGGCCCGCCTTGAAGAGTCCGCTACGGTTTCCAATTGGCCTAAAAGGCACGTCAATAATGTGATCATCAACTGACGACCAGTTAAAATGCACAAAACAAGCCTTTCTGAATATCTCCTAGTCAGAGatcaacccactactactgtattGAGCACATatctgtaaaaataaaaatgtaaacaaGATTAACCATTTTATTTCTAGTCAATACAATTTCAATTCAGGTAAGTGATCTAAGTAGTTACAGCTTTTTGAGAATGGATTGTAATTAATAAGGTTGAAAAGAGAGCCAAGATGACATGCACCAGGCAATGCATctcaattatttttttttacctttaactaggcaagtcagttaagaacaaattcttattttcaatgacggcctaggaacagtgggttaactgccttgttcaggggcagaacaacagatttgtaccttgtcagctctgggattcgaacttgcaacctttcggttattagtcCAACACTCTCTACCCTAGAGTTccagttcaaatccaggctgcatcacatcaggccatgattgggagtcccatggggtggcgcacaattggcccagcatcgtctggggtaggcagtcattgtaaataagaatttgttcttaattgacttgcctggttaaagggttattaaaaaaataataattaaatacaATGGACATCTTGACAATGGGTTATAAGTAAATAACCATGAATGAAGGTGATATCACTTCCAAAAGTGATAAGGTGGGGCATAAGTTTGAAAATTAAAGCTAATTGACTGCAAACCATTGTAGATGGGAAATATATCATATAATTTCCATTTTCACTATAAAACATATCCATGTAAGACACATTCTGTAGGTGTTCTCAATGTTTAAAACAAAAACACTGAATTAACGTGTCAAGATTTATTCCAAAATCCGCTACTGTCATAAGCCAGGGAAAGCAAAACTTCCAAGTACATCTGTTACAGCTCTTGAACACAATGCCACACTGAATATAGTATAGGAAATAAGAACAAATACAAAGTTCTGGTTCACAAATCCCACTTCTGAAATTAGATATTTGAACTGTTTTGCTAAATAAAACAAAATTGGACATACGGGAGAGATTTTAGGAATGTGACTTCATGTAAGGCATGCAGGGTTAGATATAAAGCTAATCCTGTAGAGTAATTACACAGCATCAGAAAAGGAAGGGGTAGATTCTAATCAATGCAgggaacaaagacaaaacaaatagctGCAAGGCTAAAGCCAGTTGGTTGGAGGGGGATGGGGACGAGTTTAGTCTTCAAATCAATCTTCGCCTGGGGTGGGGCTCTTTTTCTGGCTTGGAGATCTGGAACGactgaaacagacagagagaggtgtaaGTACAGGGCAGACACAGCATGTCCTCTCAATAACTAGCCCGGCACCCATCTCAGAACCAATCACAGCTCCAACACTGCTGGCCCATAATGAACTCTGTCCCACTACAACCAGTTTGCCTTGGTCAAGTCACTTTCATACTTTATAAATAGAACACATTACAGCTTCATTGGATATCGCCAACTTCCACGAATGATATAACATGTAGGGAGAACCCTAATTAATTTAGCATAATTAAGCCAACAAGTGAAAGTTCCAGAGGTCAAGTAAATGGAGGAGCTGGGTGTTGAGAGACTGGGATGTTTTAAAGGGGGTTTGAGGTGCTAAAAATCATCCCTTGCATTTTCACACAATTAGACAAAAGACCAGAACTTTACAAATGGCACCCAAAACAAACACTGACCAAATAAATGACAAAAGACTTGCCTTTTGGAAGCCCAAGTCGTTAGAATCCTACCTTGATATGGTAAACTATGTGCAGACAGTTACTTAAAACCAAAGGGAACAGCGCAAACATTCAAATAGGTTGACCTAATATACAGTATCAGGACAAGCCACCATCAAGGTAAGTAAATCAGCTACATGCTccctaaaaaaataaaacactatcACTACACCCAGGATAATATGTAATGTATTCCAAATACTTAACACTCATACACCCAcccagacagaaacacacacacatacacctgtgGATTCTGACAGTGCATGCTCTGTATAGTTGAATGttagtgtacagtatgttaggGAGTATCAGACTATACGTCTGCGATCTGATCATGAATGACATTGACTCTTGGGTTTTCGTTACCTTTGGAGACAGTGGCAGAAACAACATGTACAGAGAAGCGACGGATGCTAGAACTCGAAGACACACTTGGAGGGTCTTGAAGTCTGATCTCTCGTCAGCTCTCCTTTCTCACCCTCTCAGAAGCTAAGCAAGAGGCCGGGCTCTGTAGGGAGGGGGCCTTAACTGGTCGACTGAACTCGGCTCAGGGTTCAGGTCTGTGGTGCGTGGGTTCTGGGAGGGAGTGGGGTGGGTGGAACAACTGTGTGTGCGCGCGTAGGATGGATGTGTCTCGTCAAAACGTGCGTCGGACGACCTCTTTAACCAGCGCGGTGTAGGCTGATTTCTGGTCAGCCCTTGTCACCCTCCGGGAGGACGTTAACACCGCAAGGGATGACTCTGGTAAGTGCTTGTGCAGTCAGTCGACTCCCCACACTCTCTCTTTAAAAAAAGGCCTGATGCGATTGGTCACTGGAGTCTGATCACGACAGATTTCTCTTTTGGATTTTTGAGGTTCTCTCACCCTCTGAAGCTAATCAAATTGAGGCTGGATCTgagggagaagagaaaagagaagagCCCCGCTCCCCCCAGCCGTCACCCAAACAGCCCCTCTGTCTCGGAGTATAGGCTCATCAGCTCTGTGTGCGACTCTCTGAAGCTAATCAAGGTCTGGCCTGGTCATTCTAGGAGAGGGACCTCCAAGAGAAAAGAACATTAAAATCAGGTATTTGGAAAAGATAAagagggggggggttgggggtggggCAGTGTTCCTCACTCTAGCTTGGGGTGCGTTAGAGTCCCTGACCATTTATTTTCACTCCCCCTCCCTGGCCCCATCTCCTGCAGCAGCCATCTCTCTGATGAGTTGTCGCTCTGTGCCTTCTGGAAGGTCGACTCAGCAGACTTCGGGTGGAGGCTGGTCTGAGGTTGAGGGGGCAGCTACCCATGACTTACCTGATCACACCTAGCCCTGTCTAACAGATGGCAGTATACTTAAGCTGAGTGAATGTGTGGACTGTCATCTTTGAAAAATGTGATTTTATGATTAAAAGAGGTGGGGGGAGAAGGGAGGCTTCCAGCACATTTGCAAAACAATATCCCAAATTAAGTATAATTAGCAGTATTGTACAATATGGGCTAAGTCATGGCATTTACACAGTGCAATAATAGCTTTGAAGGTATGGGTTGACGAGGAAGAAAGCTTACCTATTCCTCTTATGGCTGGGAGAGCGGGATCTGGAGCGAGAGCGAGACGCCGAGCGCCCTCTGGCCCGGGACCCCGACCGAGAACGGGAACGACTGCGACACAAAAAAACATGGGGGTGTCAAACGCAGGCACCAACTCCAGATGGGATCAAGAAACAGGTCAGCTTTCAAAGGAAAGTATTGTGCAACTGTTATTCCAAAATGGCTTACCTCCTAACAGAGGTCCTAGACTTTGACCGCACAGGGGAACCAGACCTATTATGGAAGGGTGAAGTGTTTCAAGAAAATTACATGTTTTGAAGCCAATAGATATATTAAAACAAtcatttgaatacatttgcaggaAAAACAGGGATGATCAAACAGGTTTGCCCAGAATGCAAATGGAAACTATATTTCCTATGAAaccaataaaaagaaaaaacgCAACGTCATCAGCATGCAAAATTACCCATAGACTCTTACCTCTTCCTACGTTTGGGATAAGATGGGGAGCGGTGCCTGCTGCTGTGTTgtaggagagagaccagtatcaGCACAGGGAGAGGTTTGAATGACGGTAGAAGCAGGGGGTAGGAGGAGAAACCCTGTTGACTTACCGGTCATTGCTGCGGGAGCGGGATCGATAGCGGCTGCCACGTGACCTGGAGACGGAACGAGACCGGGAGCGAGAGCGTGATCTGGAATACAAGAAACAGGCTGTGAGGACGGCATAATACAGGGTTTTTCTGTGATAGGTTGGTCACGAGTTATGAGAATACATCTATAACCACACACTATTTCTACTTAATTTGGAGGACGATTTGGGTCACGGGAGGACAGtcaatttctcatttgggtctcgagctgaaAAGGTTTTTAAGATGTAATATGTAACCACCGCTCTAATATGTAACCACAGTAGTGAAACAAAGAGGACGGCATTGCCTCTCAGCAGTAGAGATGAATCCAACCAGGTCAGCAAATTTTGTCTGTGTGTCATAGTTTTTCCCGACATAATACAGTGAATTTTTTCTCACACCAAGTGATACTTTGAAGTAATAAGAACAATGTTCCATAAGGGGAAAACTACATCACCTGCCTTATGCAGAATTATGACTGCTACTGGCAGTATATCAGAGGCAGACATTGGGCAAGTAGAATACCTGCTCCGACGACCTCCTCCCCTCTTGCTGAAACGGTAGCAGTCGTAGGCATAGTGGCCCCTGTCCCCACACTGGTAGCAGCGGTCTTGAGGGTCAAAGTGGCGGCGGCTGGGGCGGCCATGCTTGGTCTTCCGTGACATGCCAGTGGACAGCTCCACACGGATCCGAGAGCCGCACAGCACcctgaggtagggagagagggcagAGTTTAGTGATAACAGGGCAAAAAAGAAAATAATGTGTAATACTGGGCAAAGTCTGCAAGAGTAATGCCTGAATCACAATTAATATCCCAAAACTGAAAACACCACTTCaaccaaaatatatataaacgTATGTGACAACATGAAATGTGGTGTGAAATGTGCAGATAAATATAAAGTTACTCACTTTCCATCCATGCCTTTAACTGCGTCCTCTGCGTCACGGGCATCCTCATACTCCACAAAGGCGAAACCTGGGGGGTTCCTGGCCACCCAAACCGTGCGTAAAGGGCCATAGTAACTGAACGCCCGCTCTAGCTCACCCTTGGCAGCCCCGTTGCCTAAGTCGCCAACATAGACCTTGCAATCGGTGTTACGAGAAGAGCTGCGAGAAGACGAGTGGTATGACATCTCCCCAcctggaggaaagagggagacaccgtgaaccagctaactagctaaagtTGTTTGAAAAGTAAACATAGGAAAATTGAGCTGTACTTGAGagtatgaagctagctactaatataaataacctagctaactaacgttagctataaatACAAGCAAGAAAACGAGCtagccaggggtgtattcattacggaaTCCGTATAAGAACCAAACAGAAGCTAATAGCAAAACGAGAGTTCATATTGGACAGATTCAGGTAGGTCCCGCCCCGTTTCATTCAATTGGCTTCCGTTTACGAAACGTTTCGCAACAGAATCGGCGTAATGAATACGCACCAGTTCTGCACTCGCTGTTTTAGTTAAATATTGGTAGACGACAATAGCCCGTTGCTCACTATCTCACTGACAATGTTTCTTCCTTATTATACTGTGTTGCTAACAATTGTATCGCTAGTGCCATACTCAAATTAACCAGAGAcaatatagctagctagatagaaaCAACGTTATCAAACTAGCTAGATCAAGTAAACAATGGCGTCCGTGCGATTACCTTTATCCCCAAACAGTTCCGCGATTAATTTATCAGTCTCCGCTCAATTTACAGAAATTAAACATGGGCGAAACGTATTCAATCTTAAAGTATTTCTTATTTTGATTACTTATTTTACTAGATTTCAAATTCTTCACTAGGCAACAAACCTATTCGCTGTTCTGTCAGACTACCCGTGCAAGAATGCACTTGCGCAGTAACGTGCCCCCCTACAGTGAGGTCATGTGTTTTTCTTCACATTGGTTACGATGGTTATTATCGGCCTTGGCAACTGACCATCCACTTGCTCCCGATCTTCCATACAGGTTTGAGAGCAGTCTTGATTTTATACCTACAATTTTCCATATATTGAATTATTTTTGAGATTGAGATATACTGAACAAGAAAATGTAAAAGCATCACgtaaagtgtttcatgagctgtaataaaatatcccagaaatgttccatatgcatacAAAGCTTATTTGTCTCAAATTttgagcacaaatttgtttacatcctgttagtgagcatttctattAAACAAGagaatccatctacctgacaggtgtggcgtatcaagaagcttattaaacagcatgatcattacacaggtgaaccttgtgctggtGACAGTAAAAGACCACTGTAAAATGtggagttttgtcacacaacacaattcctCAGACATCTCTTACTTGACCTCTGGAACTTTCACTTGTTGGTTTAATTATGCAAAAGTAATTAGGGTTCTCCTTACATGTTATATCATTCGTGGAAATTGGCGATATCCAatggagcgtgcaattggaatgctgacggcaggaatgtccaccagagctgttcctagagaatttaatgttaatttctctaccgtaagccaTCTCCAAAggcattttagagaatttggcagggtGTCCATCTTGACctacacatccggcttcttcacctgtctgagactagccacctggacagctgatggaactgggATTTCACAAtgaaagaatttctgcacaaacagtcagaaaccatctcagggaagctaatttttttatttaacctttatttaactaggcaagacaagttaagaataaattcttatttacaatgatggcctaccctggccaaacccagacaacgctgggccaattgtgcgccgccctatgggactcccaatcacggccagttgtgatacagcctggaatcaaaccagggtctgtagtgacgcctctagcactgagatgcagtgcctttgaccgctcCGCCACTCGGGAGTCCTCATCTGTGCTTGTCGTTCTCACTAGGGGCTTGACCTGACagcagttcggcatcgtaaccgacttcagtgggtaaattctcaccttcgatggccactggcacgctgtaGAAGTGTGCTCTAAAtgggatgaatcccggtttcaactgtaccagcaGTTGGCAGACTGCTggtacatgtatgtgtgtatggcgtcttgtgggcgagtggtttgctgatgtcaatgttgtgaacagagtgccccatgatggcagtggggttatggtatggccaGGCATAAGCTatagacaacgaacacaattgcattttattgatgtcaATTGAAATGCACAGAGATGCTATGattagatcctgaggcccattatcacctcaggtttcagcatgataatgcactatGTTGCAAGAATCTGTACagattcctggaagctgaaaatgtcccagttcttccatggtctgcatactcatcAGATATATCACCCTTTGagaatgtttgggatgctctggatcgaggtGTACGACcacatgttccagttcccgccaatacccAGCAACtgagcacagccattgaagaggggtGGGACAACGTTCCAagagccacaatcaacagcctaatcAATCTTTGCGAAAGAGATGGGTCGCGCTACATGAGGCAAATAGGtcaaaccagatactgactggttttctgatccacgcccctaccttttaaaaaaaggtatctgtgaccaacagatgcttaTCTGTAGTCCCAGTCATGTcatatccatagattagggtttaATGAAATGTTTTTGATTGACTcatttccttatttgaactgtaactcagtaaaatcttagaaattgttgcatgttgcgtttatatttttgttcattgtataAGGAGAGAAAGTCTTGAATGGTAGCCTACTCAATGACTTGTAATGTAAATTGTTGTCAATGTCTGTCACTTGCGTTCAAGTTCTCATATAAAAAAGGATTACAGACACAGTAAGTGTTGAAAATAAATAAACTGTATTCAATAAGGTCAACTTGAGTTGATTACATTTGTTTTTTCTGAACACATTACACCTCATGCCATAGTTTTCCTTTGTTTTTACCtacataaaaaaattaaataaaacttTCAAATAATTTATTACAGTATTGAATGAATGTAAATATCACATATCTTCTTCAAGTCAGTCACTATTCCATACAAATGTCAGTCAGAGAGAAAGGTTCACAGATCAAACTGCACAAAGGACACATTGAAGAGCACGACCTGGGGTGGATCACCCCAATACAGAAAGTTGAGGGGCACGAACAGACACAGAAATATCATACTCCAACAAACTGACAACCAAATGATCAGAGACGTTCAGACATAGACAGGAAAAGTCAGGCTTTCTTTTCACAGGTTTTGTAGCTGGTGAATAAATAAGTAGACTGTAGACACGTAATCAAAAAATGACAATTCACCTGCTGCTAGACCAAGTCGACATTGCTCAGTTTGTTGCAAGCGTGAGCAGACCACGCAAGCAGCCACACAGGACAAGAAGAGAAACTATTTTGGGATAACTCGATCCAAATGTAAACCTAGACGTCCATAAGAGACCATGCTAACACACAAGGGGTTCATGCATTTGCAGATAGGATGACATTTACTGCACACACATAAAACATCTGGGAGTGATGTCTCATCTACAGCAATGGCAAAAGCCAGACAGTTAACTAGAACTCATAAAAAAACTGAACATTGTAGACAGTTCTATTCAGGAAAAGGCATATCATAACCAACCCAATGAATGTAAATGGCATTCTATATATCACAACGCTGAACAAACTGACAAGATACTTGCAATGTCCATTACTATTTTTATGTAAACATGCTAATCTCACTTGATAGTCTTCAAGGATATtaaataaatatacagtaccagtcaaaagtttggacacacctactcattcaagggttttgctttatttttcctattttatacattatagaataatcgtgatgacatcaaaactacgaaataacacatatagaatcatgtaactaaaagtgttaaacaaatcaaaatatatttttagatttgagattcttcaaagtagccaccctttgccttgatgacagctttgcacactcttggcattctctcaaccagcttcacctggaatgcttttccaacagtcttgaaggagttcctacatatgctgggcacttgttggctgcttttccttcactctgctgtccaactcatcccaaaccatctcaattgggttgaggttggatgACTGTGCaaatctgatgcaacactccctcactctccttcttggtcaaatagcccttacacagcctggaggtgtgttgggtcattgtcctgttgaaaacaaatgatagtcccactaagcgcaaaccagatgggatggcgtatcgctgcagaatgctttggtagccatgctggttaagtgtgccttgaattctaaataaatcactgacagtgtcaccagcaaatcaccatcacaactcctcctccatgcttcacagtgggtaACACAaatacggagatcatccgttcacctactctgtatctcaaaaagacacggtggttggaaccaaaaatctcaaatttggactcagaccaaaagacagatttccaccggtctaatgtccatagcttggcccaagcaagtctcttcttcttattggtgtcctgtagtaatggtttctttgcaacaattcgaccatgaaggcctgattcacgcagtcccctctgaacagttgatgttgagatgtgtctgttacttgttactctgtgaagcatttatttgggctgcaatttctgaggctggtaactcgaatgaacttatcctctgcagcagagataactctgggtcttccattcctgtggcggtcctcatgagagccagtttcatcatagcgcttgatggtttttgcgactgcacttgaagaaactttaaaagttcttgaaatgttccttattgactgacctgcatgtcttaaagtaatgatggactgtaatttctctttacttatttgagctgttcttgccataatatggacttggtcttttaacaaatagggtttcttctgtataccacccttatcctgtcacaacacaactgattgtctcaaactccacaaattaacaaggcacacctgttaattgaaatgcattccaagtgagtacctcatgaagctggttgagagaatgccaagagtgtgcaaagctgtcatcaagacaaaggttggctactttgaagaatctcaaatataaaatatatttagatttttttttaacactttcttttgttactacatgattccatatgtgttatttcatagttttgatttcttcactactattctacatatgtagaaaatagtaaaaataaagcaaaccccttgaatgagcaggtgtgtccaaacttttgactggtactgtatgtcggTTGGTAGAGGGTGCTACAAACACTGGAGAAAATAAGTGTTTTACTCCCACTGAGTGAGCTGAGTTGACTGCTCATCAAGATGAACGCAAAGAAGATTCAGGTTTATATTTTTTGCACATTGCAACTACTCTTTGAAACATTGTAACGATTCAAATGGTTTGCTTCAAGGAGCTGTTGAACAATAAGATCTAATTCATAAATGTAAATAATCTGGGCAACATAAATGTGCATGTAGAGTACAAAAACATAAGACACAGTGATTTAGGAAGAGAGAAAGGATACATCAGCTAGTGGTACATCAAGTTAAcagttggtcccgtgtggctcagttggtagagcatggcgcttgcaacgcgagggttgtgggttcaatttccgcggggggaccagggttcaattcccacggggggaccaggatgaatatgtatgaactttccaatttgtaagtctgctaaatgacttaaatgtaaatgtaacagttCAAGGGGAAATTTGGCTTCAAATTGGACAATTAGAGAAATATCTAAATGTCTCTTTATTACCTGCCTAAACCATCGGGGCTGCATCTATGGTGCTTCCACCATTACCAATATCATTTGAAAATAGAAAAATGTAACttctggattttttgttgttgaagaaGAGATAAAAAGTTGCTTTTCAAAAGTTGACTAACACTGTCAGTGGGGAAACACTGAGGAGGTCCAAGGTAACTGAAATCTTTGTTGATATTATGTATGTTATACAAGCAACAATTACCATATTTATACATAACTATTCTTAAGTGTGCAATCCAATTTCATTAAGTTGCTATTTGAATCAGTACATCTGTAGTTGAAGGGGTCAGTTTGTTTACTCACTTTATTTCCAAAATGTCATTACTCATTAATCCACTTTTTGCATTTGTAATATTTAAATGTTAATCATTCTCACTGGTTGTACTCACTGACAATGCTACAGTTCAACTAGAGTTCAACTATCCTGAACTCTAAAATAAGTGGGGAAAACTCTCATACGATATAACATCTGTCTCTAGTATTGTGCAGCATATTGACAGAGCCTCACTGCTGTGTTCTATTCTCTCTCCATATCCACCTCAGAACACCTGGCAATACTGAGATAAACACACCTCCATTTTGTGTCAGCCTTGTTGTCTTCTGTTATTATACATGTTTTCTTAGCGACTCAGTAAGTCGGGCGATTGAGCCACGTGTAAGGACCACGGACAATCTTCTAACAGTTCACTGCCCCTCCCCATCTCCCACTATCTTACTTATTGCACTTTCATCTCATTGAGAATGGGGCAGGATTAACAAAATATTATAAAGTAGAGTCAAATCCAGAGAAAACACAGTATACCTAAGTGGATCTTTCAAGAAGGTGTTATTTCAGTTTATATGTAATCATAGACTACATGaccaaaattatgtggacacctgctcatccaaggtctcattccaaaatcatgggtattaatatggagttggtcccccctttgctgctataacagcctcaactcttctgggaaggctttccactagatgttggaacattgcggcGGAGACCTgattccatttagccacaagagcattagtgtggtcgggcacggatgttgggcgattaggcctggctcgcagttggcgttccaattcatcccaaaggtggccgatgggtttgaggtcagggctctgcgcaggctagtcaagttcttccacactgatctcgacaaagaatttctgtatggatcttgctttgtgcacgggggcattgtcatgctgaaacaggaaagggccttccccaaactgttgccacaaaatttgaaccacagaatcgtctagaatgtcattctatgctgtagtactaagatttcccttcactggaaataagaggcctagcccgaaaccatgaaaaacatccctaaACCATTATTCCTTtt
The sequence above is drawn from the Salvelinus fontinalis isolate EN_2023a chromosome 24, ASM2944872v1, whole genome shotgun sequence genome and encodes:
- the LOC129822036 gene encoding serine/arginine-rich splicing factor 7-like isoform X2 — translated: MSYHSSSRSSSRNTDCKVYVGDLGNGAAKGELERAFSYYGPLRTVWVARNPPGFAFVEYEDARDAEDAVKGMDGKVLCGSRIRVELSTGMSRKTKHGRPSRRHFDPQDRCYQCGDRGHYAYDCYRFSKRGGGRRSRSRSRSRSRSVSRSRGSRYRSRSRSNDRRHRSPSYPKRRKRSGSPVRSKSRTSVRSRSRSRSGSRARGRSASRSRSRSRSPSHKRNSRSRSPSQKKSPTPGED
- the LOC129822036 gene encoding serine/arginine-rich splicing factor 7-like isoform X1; amino-acid sequence: MSYHSSSRSSSRNTDCKVYVGDLGNGAAKGELERAFSYYGPLRTVWVARNPPGFAFVEYEDARDAEDAVKGMDGKVLCGSRIRVELSTGMSRKTKHGRPSRRHFDPQDRCYQCGDRGHYAYDCYRFSKRGGGRRSRSRSRSRSRSVSRSRGSRYRSRSRSNDRSRHRSPSYPKRRKRSGSPVRSKSRTSVRSRSRSRSGSRARGRSASRSRSRSRSPSHKRNSRSRSPSQKKSPTPGED
- the LOC129822036 gene encoding serine/arginine-rich splicing factor 7-like isoform X3; amino-acid sequence: MSYHSSSRSSSRNTDCKVYVGDLGNGAAKGELERAFSYYGPLRTVWVARNPPGFAFVEYEDARDAEDAVKGMDGKVLCGSRIRVELSTGMSRKTKHGRPSRRHFDPQDRCYQCGDRGHYAYDCYRFSKRGGGRRSRSRSRSRSRSVSRSRGSRYRSRSRSNDRSRHRSPSYPKRRKRSGSPVRSKSRTSVRSRSRSRSGSRARGRSASRSRSRSRSPSHKRNRSLS